A single region of the Deltaproteobacteria bacterium genome encodes:
- a CDS encoding dTDP-4-dehydrorhamnose 3,5-epimerase family protein, with protein sequence MKFKDGEIEGVEIRDLRFFNDERGWLCELFRKDDMDESLHPAMSYVSMTKPGVQRGPHAHEEQTDYFAFYSSTFKLVLWDTRADSPTYGSRMVFFLGKESPKCVIIPPGVVHAYKNIGSGDGIVLNFPNRLYAGWGKKEPVDEIRYEDDPDSAYEVD encoded by the coding sequence GTGTTGAGATAAGAGATTTGAGGTTTTTCAATGATGAAAGAGGCTGGCTCTGTGAGCTTTTTAGAAAGGACGATATGGATGAAAGCCTGCATCCCGCCATGTCTTACGTATCGATGACTAAACCCGGCGTACAGCGAGGCCCCCATGCCCACGAAGAGCAGACAGACTACTTTGCCTTTTACTCATCGACGTTCAAACTTGTTCTCTGGGACACAAGGGCCGACTCGCCCACATACGGAAGCCGCATGGTGTTTTTTCTCGGAAAGGAAAGTCCCAAATGCGTGATTATCCCTCCGGGCGTCGTCCACGCCTATAAAAACATCGGTTCCGGAGATGGTATTGTCCTGAATTTTCCCAACAGGCTTTATGCGGGCTGGGGAAAGAAAGAGCCTGTGGATGAGATCCGGTATGAAGACGATCCCGACTCCGCGTATGAGGTGGATTGA